TATGTATCCCAGCTATATCCGTGAGGGACGCGACATGATTCTTTATTTCCTGAAGAAGCATTTCGATGACAAGGAAAACCTTGTCATTCCCATGCACCCCTTGAAGATAGAAACCGATGAGAATGAGTTGGCCAAGCTCTTTTGCGAGGATGATTTCCGTGAGGATTATCGCATTTTGAATCGCGAAGTGCGCCGTTTGGGCTACAATATTCCTCCTTTGGTGAATGCCTATATGAACCTGTCGCCCACCATGAAACTCTTTGGCACGGCCATCAACTATGGTTTTGGTGATGTTGAGGAAACAGGTATTCTCATAGCTATCGACGAGATTCTTGAAGACAAGCGTGTGCGCCACATTGATTCATTCATTAAGGAACATCCTGAGGCATTGAAGATTACCAGCGGAGCCAACAAGGTTATTTATCGCGATAATTATTGATAACGGCAGTTTCTTGCCAATAGAAAAATCAGCGAATATCGATGAAAACATCAATATTCGCTGATTTCTTTTTAGTCATAGTAATTACTCCTCATCCCAGAGGTCATTCCAACGTGAGCCGAAGCCTCCGTCAATAGTCTCATCTGTGGTGACGTTGACCTCCGGATTGTCAGTTTCATTAGACAGTCTTGAACCTGTCATCATCTCTTCTGGATCCATGGCGTCAAACGTCATGTCTGGAGTGATATATTTTTTCTTTTTCATACTCAACTTCATTTTAGTTTGATACTATTTACGAAAGGTCTTCTTGCCATTGTGAATGTAGAAGTTTCCTTTCTTCATGTTCACCACGCGCTGTCCGTTCATGTTGTAGATAGCATCGTTGTTGCTGTTCACCTCGCTAATGCCAAGATAGCTTACACCAGTGGGGATCTCCTCGTCAAAGATTGCGATACGAGCATCGTTCAAATTGCCGTCAAAGTAAGCACGGAAACCGTTGATGAAGGCTGTGCTTGAGCCGGCAGCAATCTTACCTTCGGCCGTAACACCCCACATGCCTTCCATGCCAGGGGCAGCGATAGGAGCGTATGTGCCCTTGAAACTGCAAGTTGACTTTGTAACCTCTGTGGCAGCGGCATCGCTCACTGTCTTATTGCTAAATGCGATAGGAGTATTGATAGCATCCTTTACATAGATAATGTAAGGAACGCCAGCCTCGATTGCATTAACCTTATTGAAGCTGAGGGTCAGATTGTTGTAGTCGGTGAACTCATAAACCTTAGCCTCTTCGCCGAAGGCGGCTGCAATGTCGTCGATGGCAAACGGTACGCAAATCGTGTTCCAACCGGCGTTGAAGGTTCGTGCCAGCTCTACCTTGCGGTTGTTGCCTGTAGAAGCAATGGTACCATCCTCCTCGTTGAGTACGATTACTGGAGCAGCAATAATATTCGCGCTTCTTGACAGACTATACTGCGTATCGCTCACATTCTCCTTGGCTTTGAACAAGATGGTAGTGTTCTCGCCATCGGTCAGTGTGCCATTCACGGTAATCTTCAGCGTGGTGCTCATCGTTGGCTCCAGATAAGCCATGTTGTCAGAGGTGAAGTTCATCGATTCATCATTGTAGCCTGTGAACTTCACAAGGTTGCCGTTAGTCAGCGACAGATCGGCAGACTTGTCCCAAACATTGTTCCAAGGATTCTCGTCGGTGCCTTCGGGATTGAAGCGGCAAATAACGAAGTTTGTCTTGCCCTGCAAGTCCACGCTCCAGAAACCTTCGTTGATGTTGGTGAACGTAGCCCAGATACCATCCTCGGCAGTGTTCCAGCACCATGCCTTCAGCATGCAGTCTGTGGCAATGTCGGTATCATTCGCCTTGGTGTTCATGTAGAGAATGTTGCTGGTAGCGGCACTCCAAGTAGCAGTGATCACATGCTCGGCATCGTTATAGTCGATAAGACTAACGCTCACCTCGTTGGCAGCCAGAGTCTTTGAACCAGTGTTCGTAACCTGCACATTGAATGTGGCGGTATAGTCATTGTTGTTATCGGCCTGAACGGCAGCTGCGTTTTCAAACTCTGTGATAGTCAGAGAGACAGTATGTGCCAGCGTGATATCCTTCTTGTCAGTGGTAAGAGCAATATCATTATTGAAGATGGTGGCCCATATCTTGAAGTCGCCTTCTTCGTTAGGCAAGTTTCCTGTCAGTGTGAATGTCTTGTTGGCGTCAACAGTCATTCCCTGCTCTGTCAGTTCTGCAACCATGATAGCATTCTCTTCGCCCTTCTGTATCCAAAGTTGGGCAGTGACGGTCTCATCGGCACGCAGTGAAACAGCGTTCACTGTAGCGGTATAAGAAGCACCAGGAATAGCAGTCTGCTCCATAGTGTTGCTAATCTCATACAGGTCATGCTCAGGCAGATCAACATTCTTCAGACCCTTCACGTCGTCAATAACAGCGTTTGCAGCCTCGAACTTCACGTAGTAGTAGCCATCGGTCAGAGCGTCGAGTGCCACATCGACATAGTCGGCTGTCAGCGTTACTTCTTTCTGCAGGGTCCACTCCTTACGGTCGGCAGAAGTGTAAACGTTCAGTGTCTTGCTCAGATAGTCATTAGAGTACTTAGCCTTGAAGGTCAGCACATTCTTACCTTCTGCAGCCTCAAGTTTCTTGGTAATCAGGTTCTTTGCGGTTCCCAGAGCAACAGAGGCAGTGTTGTTGCTGAAGGTCCATCCGCCGTTGTACCATCCCTCAGGACGGGCATTGGCAGTAAAGTCTTCGACGAAGGCTTCAGAATCAATGAGGTCAGCAGTGAAGTTCACAACGAAGTCGCCTACCCAGCTTTCAGAGCTGATGGTCATTGAACCAATCTTTTCTCCATAAGGCTCAGCATAAGCCATGGTCACTGTGATGTTGGCAGTCTCGCCGGCAGCAATCTCAACATTGGCGGGGGTAGCTGTGATGCCTTGGCCGGTGATGGTCGCATTCAGCGTAGCGTTACCGATGTTCTTCAGCGTGTAGATGACTTCCTTGTTGTTATTCAGGTTGCCCAGATTGTTGGTCTCGCCATTGACTACTGCAACGCCAGCCTCAGTAAGTGCCAGTGCAGGAGCTGTAGTCTTGGTGAAGCCCTCAATGTCGTCAATTATGATATTGTTAGCCAAGAACTCAACAATAACTGTTCCTGCTGGAATACCTGTAAGTTCTTTCTGTTCGAAAGAAGAGCCGTAATCACTACCGTAATTAGTGTATTCACTCCAGTTTGCTCCACCATCGGCTGAATAACGAACCTTCAGAGACTTGGTGCCATTGGCATTCTTCTTCACCTTGAAGGTCATTGTCTCATTCTCTGCTACTGTGAGCGGAGTAGTGATGAGAGTAGATGCAGTCGTGGTGCTGGTCTGAGCAGCGTAGCCAGAGGTGAATGCCCAGTCGTCACCAGATGTCCAACCCTCGGGCTTGCCGTCTGCGAAGTCAACATAGAGGTAGTTCTCATCTTTCACATTACCTGTGCAAGGAATGGTGAAGCTGGTAGCGTTGAGAGCATCGAAGGTCAGCACCACGTTGCCGCTCTTGTCACCAGAAGCTGCGGTGTTCATCGTCACAGTGAACTGCTCGGACTCGCCGGCAGCTACGTTCAGCAGAGTAGGATGATCGCCCCAAGAACTAGCCCAATACTTATTACCGTCATACAGATCGCCACTCAGATAGTAGCCTTCCTTGTTGAAATCTGTAATGTCGTTGCTCTGCTCGCCATTGCCGTTATTGATTACAATGCCTGTAGCGCCAGCAGGAACGATGATGACATACTGGTCTTCGTTATTGTTGTTCTTGCCATAATATGGAGCATCTACACCAGGCCATTCGGTAAGATTGCCCTCGCCATTCCATGCGTGAACCTTAACTTCGCTCCAACCCTTTGTGTTGGTGAACAGCATAGCGTTTCCTGTTGCAGTGAAACCGTCTTCAGCTGTAAGCGTAACCAGCAGATCGGCATTGCCACTGTTTGTTACGGTGTAGCTTTTCTGAGCAGTTTCACCAAACTTCACGCTACCGAAGTCCTGAGTAGTGCCGTCGGTATTGATAGCGAAATTAGCACCAGCCACTTCCTCGCCACCGTAGAACATACGGATGTTCGTCTGAGAGGCAAGAACGGCGATGTAGTAGTTTCCGGCTTCCACCTCATTAGGCAATGTTGCAGTGAATGTCTTCCAATTGGTGGGATCCTCACTAATTGTTGTGCCAAAGTCATCGCTGAAGGTTGTCCAGTTAGTGCCGTCAGCAGAATACTGTAGTACCATGTGCTGATAGCTTGTATTGCTGGTGCTATAGCCCTTAGCCTCAATGATAAACTTCTCTCCAGCAGCTACTTTGAGCATTGGGGTCTTTAGACGGGTCAGTGTACCTGAATCAATATACCATGCGGTAGTATAAGCACCATTGGTCTCGTTGTAATACCAAGTGCCATCGGCAGTCCAGCCAGCAGGCTTACTGCTAAATGTCTCGTAAACCTTGTCGTTATCACGAACAGTTCCGCTGACATTGATGGTGAAGGGTTCCAAACCGCTTTCGTTAGCAGGAGTAATGACAACAGCCTCGTCAGTGATGTCCTGTTCAGGCATTGTCACAGTGAAGGTAACACCTTCTGCAGTGGGAGTAACCTCTGTAGGACTAACGGTCAGGTTCTCACTGCTGATGGTTGCAACGTATGGTGTTGTAGCAGTGTTCTTCAGCGTGAAGGTGTGAGTAGCACCTGCTGTAGCCAGACCGAAATCAAACGATGCAGGCGACTCCGTCAACTCGTTTTCGCCGTCGAATACCTTTAGTTCAGAACCTAACTTCTCCTGATAGCCGATAGTAGTCTTGGGCTGGAACTTCTGTCTGCTTCCGTTGGGGCTATAATTAGACATGTATGAGCTGGAGTTATTGCCATAGAATGACACATTGTAATTAGAACCTGCCTTGTCTGTAGAGGTTTTATGGATTCCGACCAGCAGATTGCTACCATTATAATTATAGTCGGAAGTGAAAAGAATGGTCATCTTTCCACCAACAACAGCCAGTTTACCACTATAGACTGTAGTCCATGTTTCATTATCCCATGCATACATTGAACTGGGCATGGTTGCATCAGAGACTTCTTTCACGCAGATATCAAACTCGGCCTCAGCGTAGTCGTACTCAGAGGTGTTTGAGTAGAAGGTCAGTTTCTTGATGACCTTGTTCTGAACATCTGTCAGATTTGCAGCAGGGATTATGAACTGGCCACCCAGATTAGCGGCTGCAGAGAAATAACCGTAAACAGGTACATAACTGTTAGTGGTAGTTCCTTCATTTACAGTCAGATAGGTGTATGCCGACGGCGTGAACTCACAAACAGCACTCCAGTTACTAAAGTTCTCGCCATCCTTTTCACGCACGAATGCGTAATAGGTGGTTTCAGTTGTCAGTTCGCTGAAGTCATAAGTAGCAGTGTTCACCACGATACCAGTTCCAGCTTCGGTGGCAGGTATTTCGCCAGTGGTGTTGATGGCCACTTCCCAAGAAGTAGCGGCACCGGCCGTCCAAGTGAGAGTAGCAGAAGTCGTGGTCAGGTTGCTGATGGCAAGACCTGTAGGAGCAGGATAACGCTCTGTGGTTGTGAAGGTAGCCTTATCACTTACAGGGCTAACATCATTACCTTTCACCGCCTTAACATAAACGTCATAAGTGGTTTCTTGTGTAAGTCCTGTCAAAGTATAAGGATTCGTGGTTACGTTGTCAATTGTTGTTCCTTCAGATGCAGGGTCAAAGCCTGCAGCACCATAGATAACCTTCCATTCTGTCTCGTCGCTACCAGCAGTCCAAGCAAGAGTAGCACCTTGCCACGTTGGATTGCTTGCTGTCAGGGCTGTTGGTTTAGGACAAGCAGGAGCTTGTTCGACAACCACATTGTCAACATACCATGCATGGGCATTGTTACCTTCATACTTAAATGCAATATATACCGTCTGACCAGTGTAGGCTGCTAAGGAAATCTCCTTAGGCAGTGCAGTGGATGAAGACGAAGGCAATTCGCTCTTTTCGAATGTATAGAGTGTATTTGTGAAGTCAGCCGCTGCGGTGCCTGTTGTTGAAATGACAATAGAACTCTTGGCAGTAGTGCCATTATAGTCACTTACATAATTAAAATAGTTGTCAAAAACTAGCTGGGAGGCAACAGAAAGCTGCATGGGCGGCATAATAAGGTAGGTATCACCATAGTATCCGCTATAACCCATATTGCTGGAAATAGTCCAACCACTTCCGCCAGTCTTGTTCTCATTATTGATTGTCCAGCAATTTGGAAGGCTATTACCAGCGCTGAAGTCTTCGCTAAAAGAATGGTTGGCGTCAATAGTGATAGTGGCGCAGTCTGTAGTAAACGAATAGGCGTCACTCCAATCACTCTGGTCTTGTGCACTACAATATGTACGTACCTTAACCTGATATGCCGTAGCGGGCTCTAAGCCAGAAAGAGTATAGGATGTAGCATGAAGAATATCATTCACTAATGTCCAATCACCATCTGACGTCTTCTTATATTGAATCTGGAAATCGTCGGCAGTAGAAGTCCAGGACAAACCAACAGAAAAACTACTAATGTCTGTCGAGGTCAAACCTGTCGGTTTAATGCAAGTTGGAGGTGCAGAAAATGTAAAGTCATCAATATAAAGACGATACTGGTAGTTTGCATAGTAGTAAACTGCTATGTATTTGGTTCCTGCGGGGAAAGAGCCTTCGAAGGTTGACCACGACGTGCTTTTAGTGGATTGTTCTTCTCCCCAAGTGAAACTCTCTACATCAGCGTTTGAAGTTGAATATCCAACCTTAAATTTTTCACCACTTGAAGATGTTGATGATGAAGCGTATGCAAAGGTGACTTCCACACCAGTAGGAACGTTAAGTTCTGGCGAGATAAGATACTGGGCATTAGCACCATTTGTGTTGTATGAAGAAAAGCGGAAACCATAGCTGCCCGTTTTCTTGGCTGCACCTACAATTGTACATTCATTATTGTTATTTGTAAGCGAAGTTCCAAAATACTTTGACCATCCATCTGTTTCAAGGCTGTAGTCTTCAAACCCGTAGCTATACGGAAGAGCTTTACCATCAGCCCACGCGGAAGTCGTGCCGCCGAGGGTCATGAGAAATGCGAGGAGAGAGAGAAATAGCCATCTGCTCCGCCTCGTGTGATTAAAAGAATTTTTTTGTTTCATAATCAGTTTTTTGTTTGTTATATTAATTCTTTAAAATTGTCGTCTTTTTATCGGAATACACCGAGGCAACTTCGAACTTACTGCTTCATGATGCAGTAACTTGAAACGGTGAAGATAGTCCTAAGGACGAGTTAAGGAATACCAAAGGAACACCGAGAGTCAACTATGAAAGAGACCCTCGGTATTCCAAGATGTTTTTATTTCCTCAGATATTTCTTGCCGTTCTGGATGACAATGCCTTTGTAACTGGCATCGACTTTCTGTCCGCGGAGGTTGTATAAACTTCCCTTGCCCTTTGGAGATGGAGTGAGACTTTCTATTCCCGAAGGCTCGATGACAGGCTTCTCGTTCTTGTATATGACTACGTCAGAGAAGTATGCCCAAAGCGAGATGCTGGTGGTGGAGCCGTTGAGCAGCACGTGCTCGAAGTTGAAGAAGGCCTTATCGTCGTCGTTATAGAAGAACTGCATGTCTGCCAGGGTGTCGTTGGCACCGCCGCAGTAGTAGATGCTCTCACCCTGATACTGGCCTACATACTGGCCCATGGGGAAGATGTAATAGACAATGTCGTCCTGCTCGTAGCGGGTGCCATACATCCATGCTTTGCCATTGAAGGGGTTGGGGAAGTTGAAACCGACCTTATCGCCGTCGAACTCTACCTCTATATCCTCAGTGTCCTCTTCGCTCTGCTCGCCACCAGCACTATTATAGTGGAAGGTATAGCTGATGTGCCATGTTTCCTTAACAGCTGTAGAGGGTGCCAGGGCAAAACCGCAGAAGTTGTCAACGCCATTCTGGTATTTTGCCGTGAAGCGTAGGCGGTAAGTGCCTTCGACGGGAGCCGTAAACGACATTGCCTTAACGTACTTGTCGCCCTGTTGCTCGTCTGCAGCCTTGTAGTCGTAGAGGGTGGTCCATGTCTGATCGTCGGTGGTGTACTCCACCAGCAGCGACTCGTCGCTCCAGCGCAGATAGGCATCCCATGTCAGCACGTCGCCAGCCTTAGCCTGCAGACGTGGCGTGGTGAGTGTGCCGGCAGTATTGCTCTGAGGAGCCAATGCCATCGGCGTGGTGTTGTCATCAAAAGCAGCGCTGGTGCCAATAGTCCAACTGTTATTCGTCCAACCCTCGGGGAGCTGTCCTTCATTGAAGTCCTCTGTCCAAACATTGGGGTCCATCAAGATAGCAGAGGCGTTGATGGTGACATCAGCCAATCCCTCATTAGTGGGGTGAATGGTGATGGTTGCATTCTTCTCGCCATAGTTCTCGCTCATGACCAGCGCAACGTCGAACGTGGTGCTCTCGCCAGCGGCAAGGCTGAACTCGCCCTTGGAGACGGTAAACTGCGTTGCGTCAGACGAGGTGATGGTGCCTGTCAACGTGCCTGTACCTGCATTGGAGATGGTGTAGCTTTTGGCCTCGGGCTGTGCACTTACTTTGCCAAAGGCTGCATCGGTTGTCGGAGTGACCACGAGCGCGGGAGCATCGAGATTGAGGTTGAAGCCCTCGAAATTATCCAGGTCGTAGTCATCACTGGCAAAGCGGAACTGGTAGTTTCCAGCCTGCAGACCATCGATGGTGAAGGTGGCGAAGTCATCCATCTTGTTGATCCATCCGGTATTCTTGATTTCGGTGAAATCACCGCCGTCCTTGGAAGCTTCAATCTTCACCTTCACATTGTTCTTCGTGGCTTTATACTCGAAGGTCATCACCTCGCCGGTAGCCACCTTCAGAATGGGAGTGGTCAGATAACCGGAAGTGTAGAAGTCGTATTTGCTGTGAGCCACACCGTCAGCGAAGGTCCAGTTGGAGGCATCAGCCTTCCATCCGTTGGGCAGTGCATTGCCTGAGAAGTCCTCGCTCCACACGTTGGGATTGCGGACGTAGGCTGAAACGGCAATAGTAGCAGCGTCGCCGGCATTCGGTGTTACGGTAACGGTTGCCGTATGGCCGCCGTAGGCCTCAGCGTTATATGAATAGGAGATGGTAAACGTGCCACTCTGGCCTGCAGCTACAGAGAGATTGGCAGGGCTGACTGTAAACTCGTTGTTGTCAACGGCGATAGCAGCTTCCAGCACAGCATTGCCTGTATTGCTGACGGTGATTGTCTCAGAGACATCGGCAGTGACAGGACCAAAGTTGACAGTCGTGGTGCTGATACCCATTACAGGAGCAGGATCGGGCTGAGGATCGGGAGTGCCACCGCCACCTTCGCCACCATCAGCCTCCGTATAGGTCACGTCGTCAATAGCCGCATAGTTCAGCGCAATGGCCAGCTGAGTAGCTTTGGTCAGCGTGAAACTGAACTTGCTCCAGGTGGGAGTCGATGAGGAGCGCAGTGAGCCAGTGGTATAGAGTTGTTCGCCCAAACCAGAAGCTGTATATTCATAGACAATGACCTGGCTGGCGCTGTTTTTGTTGTAGGCGCGGGCATAGAACTCAACAGTGCCCTCGACTGCAGTCGTCACCAGATAGTTGGTATTGTCGGACTTGGACCAACTGAATACGCCATTGCCTGTGCGGGCACGATCATTTGCACACTGAGCGTCGCCCACTAAAGACCATCCCTCGGGTAATCCGCCGTTGAAATCGGCTGTTTTTGTTGCAGCACTGGCCATCAGACTGTCTCCGAAGAGTGCAGCCATGATGACCAGTAATAAGAATAGTGCAGTTTTAGATTTTCTCATTCTATAAACAATAAAGAATAGTAATTACAGTCTTACCTTCACCACCTTGTCGGCCACCTTAATAATATATAAGGTGTTAGACTTCAGGGCGACATCAGCCTGATGGCCTATCATGCGACGCGAATAAACGGTGCGACCGTCCATCGTGCAGATAGTTACCTGATCACCAGGAGTGGCATTGGTGATGTGGATGCCCTCAGCTGAACCTAGAATCTTTACGTTGGAAGGTGCAGCTGCAGGAACATCCTGTATAGCGGTAGATTCCTGTTCGAAGGTGACAATCAGACGGTTATACTGCACAGAAACGGCTGGAGTCTGCACGAAGTTGTCAGCATCGGGAGTGATTTCAGCACCATTGAAGGTAACACTATGAATCTTCCAGCCATCAGCAGGCTCTATAAAGTAAGAATACTGCTTGCCTTCCTCGATACGCTGCCAGATACTGCCATTGTCAGCATGCTGCAGAGCGATGTAGCAACCATCGGTTGGTGCCGCATTGTTGCTGAGGATGTCGATGTCAGCGCCGTCGCTGCAATCATCGTTTTCAACCCACAAGGTAGAGAAAATCCAGCGGTTAGGAATATTGGCAATACGGGTAGCCTCGCCAGTAGTGATATCGACCTCATAGAGAGAAGTATCAAACTTACCATTGGTGCGCCACTCCTTGTCGGGCAGCGGGCCCCATGAGCCATAGGCGTTGATGCCTTTGCCGCTGTTGTAATAGCCTACCCAGTACATCTTGTTGGGATTGCTCTTAGCGAAACAGGCAGCCTGACGGCGATACTGCGAGCTGTAACCGGTAGCGCCTACCAGCGGCTCATAGTCGGTGTACTTATCACCTGTCTCGGGATCAGTCTTCTCGACAGCCTTGGTTTTCATGAGACCAGTCGTCAGGTCGAACTCATAGAGTTGGGCACCCGTCAGTTTGTTGTTAATGTCACGCTGCTTGCCGTCGTCACCTGGTACGGCACTGCTGCCACCGCTGGTCAGTGCAAAAGCGCGTCCCTCGCTATTGATAGCGAAGGTGATGAAGTTATAGTAGTACAGACCCTTGGTGATGGGGGTTACCTTCATTGTGCTCAGATCGATTGTGCAGATGGCATAGCCAGCATCTCCATCGGTCATATCATCGTCCTGGTCGGTAAAATACTCGGGATCATCGGTAATCTCCTTGGGCAGTTGGTTGCCTGTCAGGTAGAACAGTCCGTAAACCTTACCATCTACAGGGTTGTAGGCCATGCCGGCAGACTCCAGACGATCGCTCTTGGAGCGAATCTCGTTGCTCAGCAGGTTACCGTTGTTGGCATCCCACTTGCAGACACGGAACAGTTCCTCGTCAACCGTCGATGACTCATCGCGGGAGAATACCGTTACCAGCTTACCATTGATATAGACAGCACCGGAATTGCCATACATCATATTGAAGTTACTAGCCCAAAGTGCTTTGTTGTTGTCAGTAAATTGGCCAGCACTATAAAAGTCGGCGATGTTGACGGCGGGGTCCTTGATAGGAGTAGAAAGTGCAGAACCATCCCATTTCATCGAATAAATACCTTGGTCAACGACGAAAATGGATTTCTGGACAGAGGCATTATAGCCTACATAAGTTGACGGCATCTGTTCACCATCATCATAACGGTTGTCATGGCCGATACCCTTCAAAACAACATTTTGGGCACTGAGTTGCAAGCTTGCTACCATCGTAGCAGCCAAAAAAAACAGCTTTGTTTTCATTTTTATACTAAAATTACGTTTTAAATTCTTATTTGTTAGTAATTTGGTCACAAAGGTAACAAACTATTTTCTGAAAACAGGTATAGGACGAACCGCCGTTCGTCCATATTTGTAAATTAGCACAAAAAACTCAGATTTTAACGAGATTTGGAAGCAGCAAGACGGATGTAATCAGACGGTGTTAGACCTGTTTCGCGCTTAAATGCATTGATAAAAGCCGTGCGCGATTTAAAGCCGGAGGCAGAGGCAATTGCCTCGATGGTAATGCTTCCGATACGCGCCGGGTCCTCCATCCACTGACAGGCTATGCGAACACGACGGCTACTCAACAGATTGCTGAATGTCATGCCATAGGTTTCGTTGATGACCTGCGATACGTAGGTGGTGTTCGAGCCTATTAGTTTGGCCAGTTGACTGGAGGTGAAGTCTTGCTGGCAGATGACATTAGGGTCGCTGAACACTTCCTGAATGCGGGCTATGAGTGTTTCTCGTTGGTCGTTATTCAAGTTGCTATGGCTGTATTTCTCGTTGATTCTCAGACTTTGCTGGTATTTTTCGAACAGACTCTTGTTTTTGGCTTGCAGTTCCCGATTGACTTTCCAAAGTTGAAAAGCCATCAGTATGGCAATAATCAGAAATACCAGTACTGTAATGATGGCATATTGCTGTATGCGCTGTGTCATCAACAGTGTCTGTGCTTTAGTTTCTTCCTTTCGCAACTCATAGATATAGTTGAGC
The sequence above is a segment of the Prevotella sp. E9-3 genome. Coding sequences within it:
- a CDS encoding choice-of-anchor D domain-containing protein, which translates into the protein MRKSKTALFLLLVIMAALFGDSLMASAATKTADFNGGLPEGWSLVGDAQCANDRARTGNGVFSWSKSDNTNYLVTTAVEGTVEFYARAYNKNSASQVIVYEYTASGLGEQLYTTGSLRSSSTPTWSKFSFTLTKATQLAIALNYAAIDDVTYTEADGGEGGGGTPDPQPDPAPVMGISTTTVNFGPVTADVSETITVSNTGNAVLEAAIAVDNNEFTVSPANLSVAAGQSGTFTISYSYNAEAYGGHTATVTVTPNAGDAATIAVSAYVRNPNVWSEDFSGNALPNGWKADASNWTFADGVAHSKYDFYTSGYLTTPILKVATGEVMTFEYKATKNNVKVKIEASKDGGDFTEIKNTGWINKMDDFATFTIDGLQAGNYQFRFASDDYDLDNFEGFNLNLDAPALVVTPTTDAAFGKVSAQPEAKSYTISNAGTGTLTGTITSSDATQFTVSKGEFSLAAGESTTFDVALVMSENYGEKNATITIHPTNEGLADVTINASAILMDPNVWTEDFNEGQLPEGWTNNSWTIGTSAAFDDNTTPMALAPQSNTAGTLTTPRLQAKAGDVLTWDAYLRWSDESLLVEYTTDDQTWTTLYDYKAADEQQGDKYVKAMSFTAPVEGTYRLRFTAKYQNGVDNFCGFALAPSTAVKETWHISYTFHYNSAGGEQSEEDTEDIEVEFDGDKVGFNFPNPFNGKAWMYGTRYEQDDIVYYIFPMGQYVGQYQGESIYYCGGANDTLADMQFFYNDDDKAFFNFEHVLLNGSTTSISLWAYFSDVVIYKNEKPVIEPSGIESLTPSPKGKGSLYNLRGQKVDASYKGIVIQNGKKYLRK
- a CDS encoding choice-of-anchor J domain-containing protein, which encodes MKQKNSFNHTRRSRWLFLSLLAFLMTLGGTTSAWADGKALPYSYGFEDYSLETDGWSKYFGTSLTNNNNECTIVGAAKKTGSYGFRFSSYNTNGANAQYLISPELNVPTGVEVTFAYASSSTSSSGEKFKVGYSTSNADVESFTWGEEQSTKSTSWSTFEGSFPAGTKYIAVYYYANYQYRLYIDDFTFSAPPTCIKPTGLTSTDISSFSVGLSWTSTADDFQIQYKKTSDGDWTLVNDILHATSYTLSGLEPATAYQVKVRTYCSAQDQSDWSDAYSFTTDCATITIDANHSFSEDFSAGNSLPNCWTINNENKTGGSGWTISSNMGYSGYYGDTYLIMPPMQLSVASQLVFDNYFNYVSDYNGTTAKSSIVISTTGTAAADFTNTLYTFEKSELPSSSSTALPKEISLAAYTGQTVYIAFKYEGNNAHAWYVDNVVVEQAPACPKPTALTASNPTWQGATLAWTAGSDETEWKVIYGAAGFDPASEGTTIDNVTTNPYTLTGLTQETTYDVYVKAVKGNDVSPVSDKATFTTTERYPAPTGLAISNLTTTSATLTWTAGAATSWEVAINTTGEIPATEAGTGIVVNTATYDFSELTTETTYYAFVREKDGENFSNWSAVCEFTPSAYTYLTVNEGTTTNSYVPVYGYFSAAANLGGQFIIPAANLTDVQNKVIKKLTFYSNTSEYDYAEAEFDICVKEVSDATMPSSMYAWDNETWTTVYSGKLAVVGGKMTILFTSDYNYNGSNLLVGIHKTSTDKAGSNYNVSFYGNNSSSYMSNYSPNGSRQKFQPKTTIGYQEKLGSELKVFDGENELTESPASFDFGLATAGATHTFTLKNTATTPYVATISSENLTVSPTEVTPTAEGVTFTVTMPEQDITDEAVVITPANESGLEPFTINVSGTVRDNDKVYETFSSKPAGWTADGTWYYNETNGAYTTAWYIDSGTLTRLKTPMLKVAAGEKFIIEAKGYSTSNTSYQHMVLQYSADGTNWTTFSDDFGTTISEDPTNWKTFTATLPNEVEAGNYYIAVLASQTNIRMFYGGEEVAGANFAINTDGTTQDFGSVKFGETAQKSYTVTNSGNADLLVTLTAEDGFTATGNAMLFTNTKGWSEVKVHAWNGEGNLTEWPGVDAPYYGKNNNNEDQYVIIVPAGATGIVINNGNGEQSNDITDFNKEGYYLSGDLYDGNKYWASSWGDHPTLLNVAAGESEQFTVTMNTAASGDKSGNVVLTFDALNATSFTIPCTGNVKDENYLYVDFADGKPEGWTSGDDWAFTSGYAAQTSTTTASTLITTPLTVAENETMTFKVKKNANGTKSLKVRYSADGGANWSEYTNYGSDYGSSFEQKELTGIPAGTVIVEFLANNIIIDDIEGFTKTTAPALALTEAGVAVVNGETNNLGNLNNNKEVIYTLKNIGNATLNATITGQGITATPANVEIAAGETANITVTMAYAEPYGEKIGSMTISSESWVGDFVVNFTADLIDSEAFVEDFTANARPEGWYNGGWTFSNNTASVALGTAKNLITKKLEAAEGKNVLTFKAKYSNDYLSKTLNVYTSADRKEWTLQKEVTLTADYVDVALDALTDGYYYVKFEAANAVIDDVKGLKNVDLPEHDLYEISNTMEQTAIPGASYTATVNAVSLRADETVTAQLWIQKGEENAIMVAELTEQGMTVDANKTFTLTGNLPNEEGDFKIWATIFNNDIALTTDKKDITLAHTVSLTITEFENAAAVQADNNNDYTATFNVQVTNTGSKTLAANEVSVSLIDYNDAEHVITATWSAATSNILYMNTKANDTDIATDCMLKAWCWNTAEDGIWATFTNINEGFWSVDLQGKTNFVICRFNPEGTDENPWNNVWDKSADLSLTNGNLVKFTGYNDESMNFTSDNMAYLEPTMSTTLKITVNGTLTDGENTTILFKAKENVSDTQYSLSRSANIIAAPVIVLNEEDGTIASTGNNRKVELARTFNAGWNTICVPFAIDDIAAAFGEEAKVYEFTDYNNLTLSFNKVNAIEAGVPYIIYVKDAINTPIAFSNKTVSDAAATEVTKSTCSFKGTYAPIAAPGMEGMWGVTAEGKIAAGSSTAFINGFRAYFDGNLNDARIAIFDEEIPTGVSYLGISEVNSNNDAIYNMNGQRVVNMKKGNFYIHNGKKTFRK
- a CDS encoding oligogalacturonate lyase family protein, giving the protein MKTKLFFLAATMVASLQLSAQNVVLKGIGHDNRYDDGEQMPSTYVGYNASVQKSIFVVDQGIYSMKWDGSALSTPIKDPAVNIADFYSAGQFTDNNKALWASNFNMMYGNSGAVYINGKLVTVFSRDESSTVDEELFRVCKWDANNGNLLSNEIRSKSDRLESAGMAYNPVDGKVYGLFYLTGNQLPKEITDDPEYFTDQDDDMTDGDAGYAICTIDLSTMKVTPITKGLYYYNFITFAINSEGRAFALTSGGSSAVPGDDGKQRDINNKLTGAQLYEFDLTTGLMKTKAVEKTDPETGDKYTDYEPLVGATGYSSQYRRQAACFAKSNPNKMYWVGYYNSGKGINAYGSWGPLPDKEWRTNGKFDTSLYEVDITTGEATRIANIPNRWIFSTLWVENDDCSDGADIDILSNNAAPTDGCYIALQHADNGSIWQRIEEGKQYSYFIEPADGWKIHSVTFNGAEITPDADNFVQTPAVSVQYNRLIVTFEQESTAIQDVPAAAPSNVKILGSAEGIHITNATPGDQVTICTMDGRTVYSRRMIGHQADVALKSNTLYIIKVADKVVKVRL